In Nonlabens agnitus, the DNA window GACTATCCGTCAAAGGAATTGAAACAATCTACGGGCTAAAGGAAATCTCCTGGATCTACTAGAGTTTCTCGATACCGTTAGCAAGTTGCTCCAAGAACTTATTGATAGGTCCTTTGATCATCATTGCCATCATGGCATTAAAATCTCCTTGAAAAAACAGTTGTGCTGCGGCACCTTGAGGGTCTTCTTCAATGTCTGCCGTTAAAGTAAACGACAATTTATCACCTAGTGAACCCAGTACAACCTTAGAATATGGAGTAGATTCCTTAAGCGTCAATTTAATTTCTGGCATGCCTTTAAGGCCAAATAGGAATTTATCTTCTCCTAACAGTTCAAATTTTGCATCATCAGGTAAGAGGTGTTTGAAATTCTCTACTTGGGTCAGAAAATTATAAAGTTCTTCTGGTGATTTTTGTGTTTTGGCAACACGGCTTTCTAGATTCATAATTAGGAGTTACTGTTGTTCCAGTTGCTGGGATCTTTTCTCCAGCTGGTAAGCAATTCAAGAGTCTTACTGTCAAAGTGACCTTGTTTGGTAGCTACTTCTATCAAGTGGTTGTAGTCGCTCAAAACCGTGAGTTCCATATGGGCATCTTCAAAGTTTTGAACAGCAAAGTCAAATCCATAAGAGAAAAGAGCGACCATGCCTTTAATTTCTGCACCAGCATCTTTTAAAGCGGTGGCAGCATTAAGGCTGCTCATTCCGGTACTGATCAGATCCTCGACGATCACTACCTTTTGACCTTTATTAAGTTGCCCTTCTACCTGATTTTGACGACCGTG includes these proteins:
- a CDS encoding orotate phosphoribosyltransferase, whose protein sequence is MNLESRVAKTQKSPEELYNFLTQVENFKHLLPDDAKFELLGEDKFLFGLKGMPEIKLTLKESTPYSKVVLGSLGDKLSFTLTADIEEDPQGAAAQLFFQGDFNAMMAMMIKGPINKFLEQLANGIEKL
- the pyrE gene encoding orotate phosphoribosyltransferase → MVRDKNVGIKTAELLLQIKAIKLQPQKPFTWASGWKSPIYCDNRITLSYPSVRNYLREHLASQIEHLYGKPDVIAGVATGAIGIGMLVADYMNLPFIYVRPEAKKHGRQNQVEGQLNKGQKVVIVEDLISTGMSSLNAATALKDAGAEIKGMVALFSYGFDFAVQNFEDAHMELTVLSDYNHLIEVATKQGHFDSKTLELLTSWRKDPSNWNNSNS